The sequence below is a genomic window from Flagellimonas marinaquae.
TTTTGCCCTATCCTTTGCCGAAGTGTCCCCGGTTCGGATACCGACGCTCATTTGTGTGCCCAGGTCTTGGGTTATCCGTTCTGCCGATTGTTTGATTTCTTGCGAGAGCGCTCGCAATGGAGTAATCCAGATAGCTTTTAGACCTTTCTTGTGCGTGGTTTTATACTCTGGGTTGTTTTTGATGTAATTGAGTACGATCGGAAACCAAAGGGCATAGGTTTTTCCGCTTCCGGTCGGGGCATTTAACAGACCGTGCTTGCCATTCAAAAAGGCTTTCCATGTTTCTTTTTGAAAAGGGAACGGCTGCCATTTTTGTTCTTGGAACCATTTTTCGGCTATATGGAACAGATCGGATTCTTTCAGTGGTGAGCTGCTTTGGATTGAAAAATACGAATTTCTTTACTGGGTTTGTGCCTTCAATTTTGCGATAAGATTTATATTTGTGCCACAAAATTTCAGATATGCCAATTTTAGATCTTTACGAGCACGGGGAAAAAAGAAAAAACCTGGCCCATTTTGCCACTTTGGCAAGTTTGGCTGCTGTTGATGGAGAAATCAATGAGAAGGAAATGGAAGTCCTTAAAAAGTTTGCCTTTAAGCTAAATATCAGCGATCAGGAATTTAAGGAGATAATGAAGAAGGAGAATAAATATCCTATCGAAACTCCGCACAGTGGTGAAAAGAGGTATAAAAGGCTATTTGAATTTTTTCAAATTATTTTCTCCGATCACGATATTGATGATGAAGAGCGAAGAATA
It includes:
- a CDS encoding TerB family tellurite resistance protein, whose product is MPILDLYEHGEKRKNLAHFATLASLAAVDGEINEKEMEVLKKFAFKLNISDQEFKEIMKKENKYPIETPHSGEKRYKRLFEFFQIIFSDHDIDDEERRIVEKYAVGLGFSPKTAANIIDKSIKIFTGKIPFEDYHELVKRDS